One Halalkalicoccus sp. NIPERK01 DNA segment encodes these proteins:
- a CDS encoding NAD(P)-dependent glycerol-1-phosphate dehydrogenase, with protein MFEKSSWIRLPRNVLIGHGVLDRAVEAIDDLHLSGRPLIVTSPTPREIAADRVIEGFGDRGVEPAVIVVEEASFTAVQEVIEAARSEEASYLIGIGGGKAIDIAKMASDEIETGFVSVPTAASHDGIVSGRGSVPEGDTRHSVAADPPVAVVADTTVLANAPWELTTAGCADIISNYTAVKDWRLANRLQNVEYSEYAAALSEMTAEMLVGNADSIKKGLEESAWIVTKALVSSGVAMSIAGSSRPASGAEHLFSHQLDRIAPGRALHGHQVGVGSIMVEYLHSGESGRWSAIRDALSGIDAPTTAAELGIEEREVIEALTSAHEIRDRYTILGNGMNERAAREAATVTGVI; from the coding sequence ATGTTCGAGAAGTCCAGCTGGATCCGCCTCCCGCGGAACGTCCTGATCGGCCACGGCGTCCTCGACCGGGCCGTCGAGGCCATCGACGACCTGCACCTCTCGGGCCGTCCGCTGATCGTCACCAGCCCGACGCCCAGGGAGATCGCCGCCGACCGCGTGATCGAGGGATTCGGCGATCGGGGGGTCGAGCCGGCGGTCATCGTCGTCGAGGAGGCGAGTTTCACCGCCGTGCAGGAGGTGATCGAGGCCGCCCGAAGCGAGGAGGCGAGCTACCTCATCGGGATCGGCGGCGGGAAGGCCATCGACATCGCGAAGATGGCGAGCGACGAGATCGAAACCGGCTTCGTCTCGGTGCCGACGGCGGCGAGCCACGACGGGATCGTCTCCGGGAGGGGGTCCGTTCCCGAGGGCGACACCCGCCACTCGGTGGCCGCCGACCCGCCCGTCGCGGTGGTCGCCGATACGACCGTGCTCGCGAACGCGCCGTGGGAACTCACGACCGCCGGCTGTGCGGACATCATCTCGAACTACACCGCCGTCAAGGACTGGCGGCTCGCCAATCGCCTGCAGAACGTCGAGTACTCCGAGTACGCGGCGGCGCTCTCGGAGATGACCGCCGAGATGCTCGTGGGCAACGCCGACTCGATCAAGAAGGGCCTCGAGGAGTCGGCGTGGATCGTCACGAAGGCGCTGGTCTCCTCGGGCGTGGCGATGTCCATCGCGGGGTCGTCCCGTCCGGCCTCGGGCGCGGAACACCTCTTTTCCCACCAGCTCGACCGGATCGCCCCCGGCAGGGCGCTCCACGGCCACCAGGTCGGCGTCGGCTCGATCATGGTCGAGTACCTCCACAGCGGCGAGAGCGGCCGCTGGAGCGCGATCCGGGACGCGCTCTCGGGCATCGACGCGCCGACGACGGCGGCCGAACTCGGGATCGAGGAACGGGAGGTGATCGAGGCGCTGACGAGCGCCCACGAGATCCGCGACCGCTACACCATCCTCGGCAACGGCATGAACGAGCGGGCGGCCCGCGAGGCCGCGACCGTGACCGGCGTGATCTGA
- a CDS encoding NAD-dependent epimerase/dehydratase family protein yields the protein MDTALVIGGTRFIGRHTVEELLDHGYEVTIFNRGTHENPFATVEGVTHVEGDRGDETALEATAVSVDPDLVIDCVAYHPEGVRTATEVFSDSRYVYVSSGAAYARREVPQREGETPLEPCSPEQADDDSMGSYGPRKAEGDRVVVEAAGRGIEAMAVRPCIVYGPHDYTERLDYWISRVRNHDRVVVPGDGQHLQHLAYVADVASALRVVGEDGVAGEAYNVGDRRLLTLAELIETIADAAGTDVEVVPAGERELAAGGLSPTDFPLYREYPHVLSTARLASLDWESTPVGEAMSRTVADHEKSGRDGSEHDPGREAEERVLGVLDTL from the coding sequence ATGGACACCGCGCTCGTCATCGGCGGCACCCGCTTCATCGGTCGCCACACCGTCGAGGAACTGCTCGATCACGGGTACGAGGTGACGATCTTCAACCGCGGGACTCACGAGAACCCCTTCGCGACCGTCGAGGGCGTGACTCACGTCGAGGGCGATAGGGGCGACGAAACGGCGTTGGAGGCGACGGCCGTCTCAGTCGATCCCGATCTCGTGATCGACTGCGTGGCCTACCACCCCGAGGGGGTGCGGACCGCGACCGAGGTCTTTTCCGACTCCCGCTACGTCTACGTCTCGAGCGGCGCGGCCTACGCCCGCCGGGAGGTGCCCCAGCGCGAGGGCGAGACGCCGCTCGAACCCTGTAGTCCGGAGCAGGCCGACGACGACTCGATGGGGAGCTACGGCCCGCGGAAGGCCGAGGGAGACCGGGTAGTCGTGGAAGCCGCCGGACGGGGGATCGAGGCGATGGCGGTCCGGCCCTGCATCGTCTACGGGCCCCACGACTACACCGAGCGCCTCGACTACTGGATCAGTAGGGTAAGAAATCACGACCGGGTCGTCGTCCCGGGCGACGGCCAGCACCTCCAGCACCTCGCGTACGTCGCGGACGTCGCGAGCGCGCTGCGGGTCGTCGGCGAGGACGGGGTCGCGGGCGAGGCCTACAACGTCGGCGACCGGCGACTGCTCACGCTCGCGGAACTCATCGAAACGATCGCCGACGCGGCGGGAACCGACGTGGAGGTCGTCCCCGCGGGCGAGCGCGAACTCGCCGCGGGCGGCCTCTCGCCGACGGACTTCCCCCTCTACCGGGAGTACCCGCACGTCCTCTCGACGGCGAGGCTCGCGTCGCTGGACTGGGAGTCGACGCCCGTCGGGGAGGCGATGAGCCGAACCGTCGCGGACCACGAGAAGAGCGGCCGCGACGGAAGCGAGCACGACCCCGGCCGCGAGGCGGAAGAACGCGTGCTCGGCGTGCTCGATACGCTCTAA
- a CDS encoding S9 family peptidase, with amino-acid sequence MAYEFERYLNVRSAYGASFGPEGERLSFLMDTTGVPQVWSLDAPRAWPEQHTFYDERVTFAAFSPERPELVFGMDEGGNERQQLFLLSDDGSIAPLTGEPSAKHRFGGWSHDGDRFAFASNRRDEAVFDVYVQGRDERGAEATRVFEGDGWLKVGGFGPDDSRLIVTEAYSSFDQDVYVPEVDSGELTHLTPHEGRVRFQSPNWGPDGGIYLVTDLDSDTLYLARLDTETGDLSTVEDGGRWNVDGVAVDEESGRVVYSRNVDGYTELTAGELVDGTAIDAFPAPDLPKGVAGGVSFDPTGERFAASATGDTENTTVYVVECETGETERWTNAATGGIPRDRFSSSELVRFESFDGVEVPAFFTLPEGASGGVPVIVDIHGGPEAQRRPSFNPVKQYFLDRGYAYFEPNVRGSSGYGREYTHLDDVERRMDSVADIRAGVEWLHERSEIDPNRVVALGGSYGGFMVLAALTQYPDLWAAGIDIVGIANFVTFLENTGDWRRELREAEYGSLEHDREFLESVSPINTIDSIEAPLFVLHGENDPRVPVGEAEQIAERASEHVPVETLIFEDEGHGFTKLENRIEAYTKIAAFLDEYV; translated from the coding sequence ATGGCATACGAGTTCGAACGCTATCTCAACGTCCGCAGCGCCTACGGGGCGTCGTTCGGTCCCGAGGGCGAGCGGCTCTCCTTCCTGATGGACACCACGGGCGTCCCGCAGGTGTGGTCGCTCGACGCCCCCCGGGCGTGGCCCGAGCAACACACCTTCTACGACGAGCGGGTCACCTTCGCGGCCTTCTCGCCCGAACGCCCCGAACTGGTCTTCGGGATGGACGAGGGCGGGAACGAGCGCCAACAGCTCTTTCTCCTGTCCGACGACGGCTCGATCGCGCCGCTGACCGGCGAACCGAGCGCCAAGCACAGATTCGGCGGCTGGTCCCACGACGGCGACCGGTTCGCGTTCGCCTCGAACCGCCGCGACGAGGCGGTCTTCGACGTCTACGTGCAGGGCCGCGACGAGCGCGGCGCGGAGGCGACTCGCGTCTTCGAGGGCGACGGCTGGCTCAAAGTCGGCGGCTTCGGTCCCGACGATTCCCGTTTGATCGTCACCGAGGCCTACTCCAGTTTCGATCAGGACGTGTACGTTCCGGAGGTCGATTCGGGTGAACTGACCCATCTAACGCCCCACGAGGGCCGGGTTCGGTTCCAGAGCCCGAACTGGGGGCCCGACGGCGGGATCTACCTCGTGACCGATCTCGACAGCGACACGCTGTATCTCGCGCGTCTCGATACCGAGACGGGCGACCTCTCGACGGTCGAGGACGGGGGGAGATGGAACGTCGACGGGGTCGCGGTGGACGAGGAGAGCGGGCGGGTGGTCTACTCGCGGAACGTCGACGGCTACACGGAGCTCACGGCGGGTGAACTCGTCGACGGGACGGCGATCGACGCGTTCCCGGCGCCCGATCTGCCCAAGGGGGTCGCCGGCGGCGTGAGCTTCGATCCTACCGGAGAGCGCTTCGCGGCGAGCGCCACCGGCGACACCGAGAACACGACCGTCTACGTCGTCGAGTGCGAAACGGGCGAGACCGAACGCTGGACGAACGCCGCCACGGGGGGGATCCCCCGTGACCGCTTCTCATCGTCCGAACTCGTGCGCTTCGAGAGCTTCGACGGGGTGGAGGTACCGGCGTTCTTCACGCTGCCCGAGGGGGCGAGCGGGGGCGTGCCGGTCATCGTCGACATCCACGGCGGGCCCGAGGCCCAGCGCCGACCGTCGTTCAACCCGGTCAAGCAGTACTTCCTCGACCGGGGATACGCCTACTTCGAGCCCAACGTCCGCGGGTCGTCGGGGTACGGCCGCGAGTACACCCATCTGGACGACGTCGAGAGGCGCATGGACAGCGTCGCCGACATCCGTGCGGGCGTCGAGTGGCTCCACGAACGGTCGGAGATCGATCCGAACAGGGTCGTCGCGCTCGGCGGCTCCTACGGGGGGTTCATGGTGCTCGCCGCGCTCACCCAGTACCCCGACCTGTGGGCCGCCGGGATCGACATCGTCGGCATCGCGAACTTTGTCACGTTCCTCGAGAACACGGGCGACTGGCGGCGCGAACTCCGGGAGGCCGAGTACGGCTCCTTGGAGCACGACCGCGAGTTCCTCGAATCCGTCTCGCCGATCAACACCATCGATTCGATCGAGGCCCCGCTGTTCGTCCTCCACGGCGAGAACGACCCCCGCGTTCCGGTGGGTGAGGCCGAACAGATCGCCGAGCGTGCGAGCGAACACGTCCCCGTTGAGACGCTGATCTTCGAGGACGAGGGCCACGGCTTCACCAAGCTAGAGAACCGCATCGAGGCCTACACGAAGATCGCGGCGTTCCTCGACGAGTACGTCTAA
- a CDS encoding copper resistance protein CopC, whose product MSRARPRWVRIALVLAVLYALLAGVPLAGAHAYLSETTPENGEQVEEPPGDVILSFSGDGVQLAEVSVVGPGGEDVSGEARVDPDDSRLVSVPVEGDGEGTYVVEWEVLAADGHITAGSYFFSVGDEPLDREQVIGIYDEEEEELAPLEAGARGLVLLALVGLVGVPLTLWIAVYPLAGRFAVPVDRAERRALGLLAFAGGLLLVGVVGLGLAQSASLAPLLSVDGVGRFLGTDLGALWVVQLGLAAVALGAPLAARYRSLRRRYWLGGALVGAVGVQLTVSATSHSAGLLDGLEGVLVDFAHIAGAAFWVGGLLTLAVVVPALLNRAAAADRAAIAAETIRRFSVVALVGVTLAATTGLVLAAWHVPSAEALLSTVYGTALSAKTLLVLLALGLGGFVRFVLLRRLRGASDASAFTRGVRIEAGVLVAVVLLSAVITSVPTAAVAGGGPGETSVDGGDVSLSVLPAEEGNGVVLVDEGEPVVIETAFDDEAEDVSLLMYNSQEDVTLTTELEATEEGPYATVQTLPAPGSWEVRVSALVGGTYTAEWFELFSVPDHPGHDHDHTAPVDESFVTWLRLGALCVGVLGTTAVAVETVLFDRRAR is encoded by the coding sequence GTGAGTCGAGCGCGGCCCCGGTGGGTCCGGATCGCGCTGGTGTTAGCGGTGCTGTACGCGCTTCTCGCGGGCGTGCCGCTCGCCGGTGCCCACGCCTACCTGAGCGAGACGACGCCCGAAAACGGCGAACAGGTCGAAGAACCACCCGGAGACGTGATCCTCTCGTTCAGCGGCGACGGCGTCCAGCTCGCGGAGGTCTCGGTGGTCGGCCCCGGCGGCGAGGACGTAAGCGGCGAGGCACGCGTCGATCCCGACGACAGCCGCCTCGTCTCGGTGCCGGTCGAGGGCGACGGCGAGGGGACCTACGTCGTCGAGTGGGAGGTGCTCGCCGCCGACGGCCACATCACCGCCGGCTCGTATTTCTTCTCGGTCGGCGACGAGCCCCTCGACCGCGAGCAGGTGATCGGGATCTACGACGAGGAGGAGGAGGAACTCGCGCCGCTTGAGGCGGGCGCACGCGGTCTCGTCCTGCTCGCGCTGGTCGGGCTGGTCGGCGTCCCGCTGACGCTATGGATCGCCGTCTACCCGCTCGCGGGTCGGTTCGCCGTTCCGGTCGACCGTGCGGAACGGCGTGCGCTCGGGCTCCTCGCGTTCGCGGGGGGACTGTTGCTCGTGGGGGTCGTCGGCCTCGGCCTCGCCCAGAGCGCCTCGCTCGCGCCGTTGCTTTCCGTCGACGGGGTCGGGCGCTTTCTCGGCACCGACCTCGGGGCACTCTGGGTCGTGCAGTTGGGGCTCGCCGCGGTGGCCCTCGGAGCCCCGCTCGCCGCCCGATACCGATCGCTGAGGCGGCGCTACTGGCTGGGCGGGGCGCTCGTGGGCGCGGTGGGCGTCCAGCTCACGGTCAGCGCGACGAGCCACTCGGCGGGCCTGCTCGACGGGCTGGAAGGGGTGCTCGTCGATTTCGCACACATCGCCGGCGCGGCGTTCTGGGTCGGGGGCTTGCTCACGCTCGCGGTCGTTGTCCCCGCCCTCCTGAACCGGGCCGCGGCGGCCGACCGGGCGGCGATCGCCGCCGAGACGATCCGGCGCTTCTCGGTCGTCGCGCTCGTCGGCGTCACGCTCGCGGCGACGACCGGGCTGGTTCTGGCCGCGTGGCACGTCCCGAGCGCGGAGGCGCTGCTCTCGACGGTCTACGGGACCGCCCTCTCGGCGAAGACGCTGCTCGTCCTCCTCGCGCTCGGGCTCGGCGGGTTCGTCCGGTTCGTCCTGTTGCGCCGGCTCAGGGGGGCGAGCGACGCGAGCGCGTTCACCCGCGGCGTGCGGATCGAGGCGGGCGTTCTCGTCGCCGTCGTCCTCCTGTCGGCCGTGATCACCTCGGTACCGACCGCCGCCGTCGCCGGTGGCGGTCCCGGCGAGACGAGCGTCGACGGCGGGGACGTCTCGCTCTCGGTTCTGCCCGCCGAGGAGGGCAACGGGGTCGTGTTGGTCGACGAGGGCGAGCCGGTCGTCATCGAGACGGCCTTCGACGACGAGGCCGAGGACGTGAGTCTGCTCATGTACAACTCACAGGAGGACGTGACGCTCACGACGGAGTTGGAAGCGACCGAGGAGGGGCCCTACGCGACGGTACAGACGCTTCCCGCGCCGGGGAGCTGGGAGGTCCGCGTCTCGGCGCTGGTCGGGGGTACGTACACGGCCGAGTGGTTCGAGCTCTTCAGCGTCCCCGATCACCCGGGGCACGATCACGACCACACCGCACCCGTCGACGAGTCGTTCGTCACGTGGCTCCGGCTCGGCGCGCTCTGTGTCGGCGTCCTCGGAACGACGGCGGTCGCCGTCGAGACGGTGCTGTTCGACCGACGAGCACGGTAG
- a CDS encoding winged helix-turn-helix transcriptional regulator produces MSSTNETRRRVREHVHSQPGIHFNALVRDSAFAPDQIQYHLRRLLRAGEVAEERLYGRTHYFPPEHDAWERRTLALVRRETAREVLTHLLEHEGAKPAAVADSLGIARSTLEWHLGRLEEQGIVGKDRDERNRVTLFVSHPDRTARLLAETTDSLPDRFADRFMRLVDDLFEE; encoded by the coding sequence ATGAGTTCGACGAACGAGACCCGACGACGCGTCCGTGAACACGTCCATTCCCAGCCGGGGATTCACTTCAACGCGCTCGTTCGTGACTCCGCGTTCGCGCCGGACCAGATCCAGTACCACCTCCGCCGGCTCCTGCGCGCGGGGGAAGTGGCCGAGGAACGGCTCTACGGGCGAACCCACTACTTCCCGCCCGAGCACGACGCCTGGGAACGCCGGACGCTCGCGCTCGTTCGTCGCGAAACCGCCCGCGAGGTGCTGACCCACCTCCTCGAACACGAGGGGGCGAAACCCGCGGCGGTCGCAGACTCCCTCGGGATCGCCCGCAGCACCCTCGAATGGCACCTCGGTCGACTCGAGGAACAGGGGATCGTCGGGAAGGACCGCGACGAGCGCAATCGGGTGACGCTTTTCGTCTCCCATCCCGATCGGACCGCCAGACTGCTCGCGGAGACCACCGACTCGCTTCCGGATCGGTTCGCCGACCGGTTCATGCGGCTGGTCGACGACCTCTTCGAGGAGTGA
- a CDS encoding MaoC family dehydratase yields the protein MADDHDHDRRLVAGWEGRYFEDFEVGDVYKHPYGRTVTETDNVWFTNLTMNLNPMHFNEAYAADTEFGERLVDGTFIIALAVGMSVIDVSMNATANLGYDRIRHHAPVFHGDTILAESEVLEKRESESRDHVGIVTTELRAYNEEGTKVLSLERTPMVLKREYAAPSPERPTGWPEGVGTQPEDLD from the coding sequence ATGGCGGACGATCACGACCACGACCGCAGGCTCGTCGCCGGCTGGGAGGGGCGGTACTTCGAGGACTTCGAGGTCGGCGACGTCTACAAACACCCCTACGGGCGCACCGTCACCGAGACCGACAACGTCTGGTTCACCAACCTGACGATGAACCTCAACCCGATGCACTTCAACGAGGCCTACGCCGCCGACACCGAGTTCGGCGAGCGCCTCGTCGACGGCACTTTTATTATTGCGCTCGCGGTGGGCATGAGCGTCATCGACGTCTCGATGAACGCCACCGCCAACCTCGGCTACGATAGGATCAGGCATCACGCGCCGGTCTTCCACGGCGACACGATCCTCGCCGAGAGCGAGGTCCTAGAGAAACGCGAGAGCGAGTCACGGGACCACGTCGGGATCGTCACGACCGAACTCCGGGCGTACAACGAGGAGGGAACGAAGGTGCTCTCGCTCGAACGGACGCCGATGGTGCTCAAACGCGAGTACGCCGCACCCTCGCCCGAACGACCGACCGGGTGGCCCGAGGGCGTCGGCACCCAACCCGAGGACCTCGATTAG
- a CDS encoding glycosyltransferase, translating to MNVAFVHAVPDAETALAGRTRYLAELFAGRGHDVRVFCRRWWDGKYEEFERGGVSYRAVSDSERWFAPRLPGALGDVRPDVVHAAGSEPGAVLAARLAGARLVVEWCGEEAPRLLDRAFSAADRVCVPSEHVRTKVRERGADATVVPEGLPIEAVRAAEPSGSAALVWAGRLDEHAGLEGLLLALAEFGDREWRTLVIGEGPERERYERLTADLRVEHRVDFVGRLAVEERIARFKGAHAVVHTADRCPFAGDLLLALWCGCVGIVEYRRDSAAHELVAGHERGIGVTDEEGLVDAIEAAAGFPHESYDGRFERFSNGAVVERYREVYRELGMGE from the coding sequence ATGAATGTCGCGTTCGTCCACGCCGTGCCCGACGCCGAGACGGCGCTGGCCGGACGAACGCGGTATCTCGCGGAACTGTTCGCGGGGCGGGGCCACGACGTGCGGGTGTTCTGTCGGCGGTGGTGGGACGGAAAGTACGAGGAGTTCGAGCGCGGGGGCGTGAGCTACCGCGCCGTGAGCGACTCCGAGCGCTGGTTCGCCCCCCGCCTCCCCGGCGCGCTCGGCGACGTTCGCCCGGACGTCGTCCACGCCGCCGGTTCGGAGCCGGGCGCCGTCCTCGCCGCCCGACTGGCGGGCGCCCGGCTGGTCGTCGAGTGGTGTGGCGAGGAGGCCCCACGGCTGCTCGACCGGGCGTTCTCGGCCGCCGATCGGGTCTGCGTCCCCTCCGAGCACGTCCGGACGAAGGTCCGCGAGCGGGGCGCGGACGCGACGGTCGTCCCCGAGGGACTCCCCATCGAGGCTGTTCGGGCGGCCGAGCCCTCGGGGTCGGCGGCGCTCGTCTGGGCGGGTCGACTCGACGAGCACGCGGGCCTCGAGGGGTTGTTGCTCGCGCTCGCGGAGTTCGGGGACCGGGAGTGGCGAACGCTCGTGATCGGCGAGGGTCCCGAACGGGAGCGCTACGAGCGGTTGACGGCCGACCTGCGGGTCGAACACCGGGTGGACTTCGTCGGTCGGCTGGCCGTCGAAGAACGCATCGCCCGTTTCAAGGGCGCACACGCGGTCGTCCACACGGCCGATCGCTGTCCGTTCGCGGGCGACCTCCTGCTCGCGCTGTGGTGTGGCTGCGTCGGGATCGTCGAGTACCGGCGCGATTCGGCGGCCCACGAACTCGTCGCGGGCCACGAGCGGGGGATCGGTGTGACCGACGAGGAGGGACTCGTCGACGCGATCGAGGCCGCCGCCGGGTTCCCACACGAGAGCTACGACGGCCGCTTCGAGCGGTTCTCGAACGGGGCGGTGGTCGAGCGGTATCGCGAGGTCTATCGCGAACTCGGGATGGGCGAGTGA
- a CDS encoding DUF2267 domain-containing protein has translation MDEAEFYDRVESSAEFDEGESLAITHATLEVLSERIGEGQARDMAERLPRPIAESLTHHHGDPATLSREEFVARIAGGVDADLDERDERVRAVLGTLAEAVGEEFEDLMDQLPNEFEELFSTADREVGS, from the coding sequence ATGGACGAAGCCGAGTTCTACGACCGGGTCGAATCGAGCGCCGAGTTCGACGAGGGCGAGTCGCTCGCGATCACCCACGCGACCCTCGAAGTCCTCAGCGAGCGGATCGGCGAGGGCCAAGCCCGCGACATGGCCGAGCGACTGCCGCGACCGATCGCCGAGAGCCTGACCCACCACCACGGCGACCCCGCGACGCTCTCCCGCGAGGAGTTCGTCGCGCGGATCGCGGGCGGGGTCGACGCCGACCTCGACGAGCGCGACGAGCGGGTCAGGGCCGTCCTCGGAACGCTCGCCGAGGCCGTCGGCGAGGAGTTCGAGGATCTCATGGATCAGCTCCCCAATGAGTTCGAGGAGCTGTTCTCGACCGCCGACCGCGAGGTCGGGAGTTAG
- a CDS encoding DMT family transporter: MKSVNISKFKNIGLFALLAVVWGMSYPAINVGLESLPPVLFAAVRYDIAALLLFGYVAVTRTAWRPTTYDDWTLILVGGVLLVGAHFALLFSGQQYVTGGVASIVLSLTPVMTPVFAIALLPDERLGVMGVLGLAFGLLGVGIIAQPGPEALAGGQLYGVALLVASAMSFALGAVLTVRMRTTLPMLPLQAWMMTVGALFLHLTSAVHPGETLADAAWTPEALAAVAFLAVFASAVGYLAYFDLQERVGPIETSLVNYATPVVATTSGWALLGEPVTDATILGFATIAFGFWLCKWSAFTWKVSGLADRVRHRRAFRSPDLVVVGGNVYYRCR; the protein is encoded by the coding sequence ATGAAATCTGTAAATATATCAAAATTCAAAAATATTGGCCTGTTCGCGCTGCTCGCGGTCGTGTGGGGGATGTCGTATCCCGCGATCAACGTCGGGCTCGAATCGTTGCCGCCAGTGCTCTTCGCGGCGGTGCGATACGACATCGCGGCGCTGTTGCTGTTCGGATACGTCGCCGTCACCCGGACGGCGTGGCGCCCGACGACGTACGACGACTGGACGCTGATCCTCGTCGGAGGCGTGTTGCTCGTGGGCGCGCACTTCGCGCTGTTGTTCTCGGGCCAGCAGTACGTCACCGGCGGGGTCGCCTCGATCGTCCTGAGCCTGACGCCGGTGATGACGCCCGTGTTCGCCATCGCGCTCCTGCCCGACGAGCGCCTCGGCGTCATGGGCGTTCTCGGGCTGGCGTTCGGGCTGCTCGGCGTGGGGATCATCGCCCAGCCCGGCCCGGAGGCGCTCGCGGGCGGCCAGCTCTACGGCGTGGCTCTGCTCGTCGCGAGCGCGATGAGCTTCGCGCTCGGGGCGGTGCTCACCGTTCGGATGCGGACGACGCTGCCGATGCTCCCGCTGCAGGCGTGGATGATGACCGTCGGGGCGCTCTTCTTGCACCTGACGAGCGCCGTTCACCCCGGCGAGACGCTCGCCGACGCGGCGTGGACGCCCGAGGCGCTCGCGGCCGTCGCCTTCCTCGCGGTGTTCGCGAGCGCGGTCGGCTACCTCGCGTACTTCGACCTGCAGGAGCGCGTCGGCCCCATCGAGACCAGCCTCGTCAACTACGCGACCCCCGTGGTGGCGACGACCAGCGGCTGGGCGCTTCTGGGCGAGCCGGTGACCGACGCGACGATACTCGGCTTCGCGACCATCGCCTTCGGCTTCTGGCTGTGTAAGTGGTCGGCGTTCACGTGGAAGGTCTCGGGACTGGCCGACCGCGTGCGCCACCGCCGGGCGTTTCGCTCGCCCGATCTGGTGGTCGTCGGCGGCAACGTCTACTACCGTTGCCGGTAA
- a CDS encoding YihY/virulence factor BrkB family protein, protein MIEYREWGRALKTAVAVGRERHVTVTAAGLGYYAFNSLIPLLLLATIAISIVQSPETTARVLESATGLRGPEVETVIGQIAGGGSGRRRAGLIAAGIFAYSTATMFQAVNMAFSEVYGTRKRRSGLRKATDTLLVFVTVVLAFSLLVGVGVALSLAVDSAAWTVLSVPLLFGAFLLAFLPMYYRFPAEAVPVREAIPGATFSAVAWTLSALVFRVYASTADSVELYGIAGAVLLVLTWLYLGGLILLFGAILNAVLAGRVDADDGWLPTEEANTAGD, encoded by the coding sequence ATGATCGAGTACCGCGAGTGGGGCCGGGCGCTGAAGACGGCGGTCGCCGTCGGTCGGGAGCGTCACGTCACCGTCACGGCCGCCGGACTGGGCTACTACGCGTTCAACTCCCTGATTCCCCTCCTGTTGCTCGCGACGATCGCGATCTCGATCGTCCAGAGCCCCGAGACGACGGCGCGAGTGCTTGAGTCGGCTACCGGCCTCCGGGGCCCCGAGGTCGAGACGGTGATCGGCCAGATCGCGGGCGGTGGAAGCGGTCGCCGCCGGGCGGGGCTGATCGCCGCGGGGATCTTCGCCTACAGCACGGCGACGATGTTTCAGGCGGTCAACATGGCCTTCAGCGAGGTCTACGGGACGCGGAAACGCCGATCGGGCCTGCGCAAGGCCACCGATACCCTGCTCGTCTTCGTGACGGTCGTGCTCGCGTTCTCCCTGCTCGTGGGCGTCGGTGTCGCCCTCTCGCTCGCGGTCGACAGCGCCGCGTGGACCGTCCTCAGCGTCCCGCTGCTGTTCGGGGCGTTCTTGCTGGCGTTCCTCCCGATGTACTACCGGTTCCCCGCCGAGGCGGTCCCGGTTCGGGAGGCGATCCCCGGCGCGACGTTCTCGGCGGTCGCGTGGACGCTGTCGGCGCTGGTCTTCCGCGTGTACGCGAGTACCGCCGACAGCGTCGAACTCTACGGGATCGCCGGTGCGGTCCTGTTGGTGCTCACGTGGCTGTATCTCGGCGGGCTGATCCTGCTGTTCGGCGCGATCCTCAACGCCGTCCTCGCCGGCAGGGTCGACGCCGACGACGGCTGGCTGCCGACCGAGGAGGCGAACACGGCCGGGGACTGA
- a CDS encoding peroxiredoxin, translated as MSLEGERAPDFTLESTAGEPITLSDTLEDGPTVVVINRGHWCSFCGEQLQTFSEISYDLWFNDDVNILPVVTSSIGEATEMRDRYDLDIQLLADPDGEVAERYSGTEETSHGVTGVSGVYVIDGEGTVRYEQVADDLTDRVYGNWVRYFIRNGFEDPF; from the coding sequence ATGTCGCTCGAAGGCGAACGAGCACCCGACTTCACGCTCGAAAGCACCGCCGGCGAACCGATCACGCTCTCCGATACCCTCGAGGACGGCCCAACGGTCGTGGTCATCAACCGCGGGCACTGGTGTAGCTTCTGTGGCGAGCAGTTGCAAACGTTCAGCGAGATCTCCTACGACCTCTGGTTCAACGACGACGTAAACATCCTGCCCGTGGTGACGAGTTCGATCGGGGAGGCCACCGAGATGCGCGACCGCTACGACCTCGACATCCAGCTGCTCGCCGACCCCGACGGCGAGGTCGCGGAGCGCTACAGCGGCACCGAGGAGACCAGCCACGGCGTGACGGGCGTCTCGGGCGTCTACGTCATCGACGGGGAGGGGACGGTTCGCTACGAACAGGTCGCCGACGACCTCACCGACCGGGTCTACGGCAACTGGGTGCGCTACTTCATCCGTAACGGCTTCGAGGACCCCTTCTAG